In a single window of the Porites lutea chromosome 14, jaPorLute2.1, whole genome shotgun sequence genome:
- the LOC140923932 gene encoding uncharacterized protein: MIVYLNASTKNRANTVFRLFYTAVQSYGLPSRVRSDKGRENVEVALFMLLHPMRDPDRGSHIAGRSVHNQRIERLWRDVFVGCTYVFYHLFYHMESSGVLDPTNELHLFALHFVFVPRINENLKLFWEGHNRGPLSSEHNNSPEQLWIRGMLSIANSESRTAIEFSSQSDEVTYGIDYEGPTPSEEWHAALLSNENNTVEVPPTGCPLNDSDWQELNRKYDPTRESLYHGVDIYLEVLEYVEGRIHSNNLE, encoded by the exons ATGATTGTCTACCTAAACGCATCAACAAAGAACCGTGCCAATACTGTCTTCAGGTTGTTTTACACAGCTGTACAAAGCTATGGGCTACCTTCAAGAGTAAGGTCGGATAAAGGTAGAGAAAATGTAGAAGTGGCTTTGTTTATGCTTTTGCACCCCATGCGAGATCCTGACAGAGGAAGCCACATTGCTGGGCGGAGTGTCCACAATCAAAGAATAGAGAGGTTATGGAGGGATGTCTTTGTGGGTTGCACATATgtgttttatcatttattttacCACATGGAAAGTTCTGGTGTATTGGATCCAACAAACGAGCTTCATTTGTTTGCACTACATTTTGTATTTGTTCCAAGGATTAATGAAAACTTGAAGCTTTTTTGGGAAGGACACAACAGAGGCCCATTAAGTTCTGAGCATAACAACTCCCCAGAACAGTTATGGATACGTGGAATGTTGTCCATTGCCAACAGTGAGAGCAGGACAGCCATTGAATTCAGCAGTCAG AGTGACGAGGTCACTTATGGAATAGACTATGAAGGACCAACACCTTCAGAGGAATGGCATGCTGCCCTCCTATCAAATGAAAACAACACAGTTGAAGTTCCCCCAACTGGCTGCCCTCTTAATGATAGTGACTGGCAAGAGCTAAACAGAAAGTATGATCCAACCCGGGAGTCATTATACCATGGTGTGGACATATATCTGGAAGTACTTGAATATGTTGAAGGAAGAATTCATAGCAACAACTTGGAATAA